A window from Chitinophaga filiformis encodes these proteins:
- a CDS encoding Ldh family oxidoreductase has product MSQTFSYPHLREFTREVFIKMGCPPQDADTASEVLLSADLRGIDSHGVARLTGYVRLWEAGRINATPNVRVVHETPSTAVVDGDAGLGLVVAPFAMKVAIEKAAAVGSGWVSVKNSNHFGIAGQHAMMALEKDMIGMAMTNASPLVAPTFATERMLGTNPIAVAIPAKEQPPFVADFATTTAANGKLEILQRKSQEAPTGWIQDKDGHSSTNPHELKSGGALLPLGGDRDHGSHKGYCLGAIVDIFSAVLSGANYGPWAPPFVSFLPLAPDPVGEGLGHFLGAMRVDAFRPADEFKEHMDKWITRFRQAKPVAGEQVLIPGDPEREMEKERRTAGIPLLDPVVKDLQEVAGKFKLDF; this is encoded by the coding sequence ATGAGTCAGACATTCTCCTATCCCCATCTGCGGGAATTTACCAGGGAAGTATTTATAAAAATGGGGTGTCCTCCTCAGGATGCCGACACCGCCAGCGAAGTATTGTTATCTGCAGATCTGCGGGGAATAGATTCCCATGGCGTAGCCCGTCTGACGGGTTATGTACGGTTGTGGGAGGCCGGCAGGATCAATGCTACGCCGAATGTACGCGTGGTACATGAAACGCCCAGTACGGCGGTTGTAGACGGCGACGCCGGTCTCGGACTGGTAGTAGCGCCCTTTGCCATGAAAGTGGCTATTGAGAAAGCGGCTGCAGTGGGCAGCGGCTGGGTAAGCGTTAAGAATTCCAATCACTTTGGTATAGCTGGCCAGCATGCAATGATGGCCCTGGAGAAGGACATGATCGGGATGGCGATGACAAACGCCAGCCCCCTGGTGGCCCCCACCTTCGCCACAGAGCGTATGCTGGGCACCAACCCCATTGCGGTAGCCATACCTGCCAAAGAGCAGCCGCCTTTCGTGGCCGACTTTGCCACTACTACGGCTGCCAATGGTAAACTGGAGATCCTGCAGCGGAAAAGCCAGGAAGCGCCTACCGGCTGGATCCAGGATAAGGACGGTCATTCCAGCACTAACCCACATGAACTGAAGTCCGGAGGCGCCTTGCTGCCACTGGGTGGCGACCGTGACCACGGCAGTCATAAGGGATATTGCCTGGGAGCGATCGTGGACATCTTCTCTGCAGTGCTCTCCGGCGCCAATTACGGGCCCTGGGCGCCGCCTTTCGTGAGCTTCCTGCCATTGGCGCCCGATCCGGTAGGAGAGGGCCTGGGGCATTTCCTGGGAGCAATGAGGGTGGATGCATTCCGTCCGGCAGATGAGTTCAAGGAACACATGGACAAATGGATCACCCGTTTCCGCCAGGCAAAGCCTGTAGCGGGCGAACAGGTGCTCATACCAGGCGATCCTGAAAGGGAAATGGAGAAGGAGAGAAGAACTGCGGGCATTCCCTTACTGGACCCCGTGGTGAAAGATCTGCAGGAAGTAGCAGGAAAATTTAAATTGGATTTTTAA
- a CDS encoding aspartate kinase: protein MKILKFGGTSVGKPERMHAVASLVTADNTPKIVVLSALSGTTNALVEIGQSLSEGKKEQAKGQIDKLEAHYRTFCEALVKQDASRAKAAAVVDEHFEFLNIILKISFNEALNKDILAQGELLSTRLFSIYLEEAGVDAVLLPALDFMSIDEYEEPEIPKIKIKLGNLLEKNKGKNIFVTQGYICRNAKGEVDNLKRGGSDYSASLIGAAIQASEVQIWTDIDGMHNNDPRVVKKTFPIEQLSFDEAAELAYFGAKILHPASIWPAQHFNIPVKLLNTMQPEAKGTIITELPSGDGVKAIAAKDGIIAIKIKSSRMLLAYGFLRKIFEVFEKYRTPIDMITTSEVAVSLTIENTPNLDQLLKELQPFGSVELDHHQTIVSIVGNEVAATPSILKKLFDALNEVPLRMISYGGSRHNISILIGGQYKEKTLQLLNKGLFNLE, encoded by the coding sequence ATGAAGATCTTAAAATTTGGTGGTACGTCTGTAGGTAAACCGGAACGTATGCATGCCGTGGCCAGTCTGGTGACTGCTGATAATACTCCTAAAATAGTAGTGTTGTCCGCATTATCCGGTACTACCAATGCTTTGGTAGAAATCGGGCAATCCCTTTCCGAGGGTAAAAAAGAACAGGCAAAAGGCCAGATAGACAAGCTGGAAGCACATTACAGAACTTTTTGCGAGGCCCTGGTCAAGCAGGACGCCTCACGCGCCAAGGCTGCTGCTGTTGTTGACGAACATTTCGAGTTCCTGAACATCATTCTTAAGATATCTTTTAACGAGGCCCTGAACAAGGATATACTGGCACAAGGCGAACTGTTGTCCACCCGCCTGTTCAGCATATACCTGGAAGAAGCCGGTGTAGACGCCGTATTGCTGCCGGCGCTGGACTTTATGAGCATCGATGAATATGAAGAACCTGAAATCCCGAAGATCAAGATCAAGCTGGGTAACCTGCTGGAAAAGAACAAGGGTAAGAACATCTTCGTCACCCAGGGTTACATCTGCCGTAATGCAAAAGGTGAAGTAGACAACCTGAAACGTGGGGGTAGCGACTATTCTGCCTCCCTGATCGGCGCTGCCATCCAGGCCAGCGAAGTACAGATCTGGACAGATATAGACGGTATGCACAACAACGATCCAAGGGTAGTAAAGAAAACCTTCCCGATCGAGCAACTGTCTTTCGACGAAGCCGCGGAACTGGCTTATTTCGGCGCTAAGATCCTTCACCCGGCATCCATCTGGCCTGCACAGCATTTCAACATCCCTGTGAAATTGCTGAACACCATGCAGCCGGAGGCAAAGGGTACCATCATCACTGAACTGCCCAGCGGAGACGGTGTAAAAGCTATTGCGGCCAAAGATGGTATCATCGCTATCAAGATCAAATCCAGCCGTATGCTGCTGGCTTACGGTTTCCTCCGTAAGATCTTCGAAGTGTTCGAAAAATACCGTACGCCAATTGATATGATCACTACCTCTGAGGTAGCCGTGTCGCTGACAATAGAGAATACACCTAACCTGGATCAGCTGCTGAAAGAGTTACAGCCCTTCGGTTCTGTGGAACTGGATCATCACCAGACCATCGTATCTATTGTAGGTAATGAAGTGGCAGCTACACCCTCTATTCTGAAGAAACTGTTTGATGCGCTGAATGAAGTGCCATTGCGTATGATCTCTTATGGAGGCAGCCGTCATAACATTTCTATCCTGATAGGCGGTCAGTACAAAGAGAAAACATTACAGCTGCTGAATAAAGGTTTGTTCAACCTGGAATAG
- a CDS encoding SdpI family protein, whose amino-acid sequence MKKPDIGQELLLLLLLIVPMIYLGIIWPSLPDVMPTNFSVGGVAERVGAKSDFLLLMTFLFFTNLLLYFLFRYIPHVDEPDIHHKDMTVFHRKYYQIRFMIHIYLAIFTAAIIFMASQGHPFVIERWVFTGVGLLIGVIGIYLRRLEPNYFIGVRTPWTLKSDDIWRETHAFAGNLWLCTGIVMIIAGFFLPVVTGTFLLIFTGGILAALPYIYSYRLFNTDKG is encoded by the coding sequence ATGAAAAAGCCTGATATTGGCCAGGAACTGTTGTTATTGTTGTTATTGATAGTACCCATGATCTATCTGGGAATTATCTGGCCTTCCCTGCCAGACGTTATGCCGACTAATTTCAGCGTAGGCGGTGTTGCCGAGCGGGTGGGTGCCAAAAGTGACTTTCTTCTCCTGATGACGTTCCTGTTCTTTACTAATCTGCTGTTATATTTTTTGTTCCGGTACATTCCGCATGTGGATGAGCCGGATATTCACCACAAGGATATGACTGTATTTCACAGGAAGTACTACCAGATCCGTTTCATGATCCATATCTACCTGGCAATTTTTACCGCGGCTATCATTTTTATGGCCAGTCAGGGCCATCCGTTTGTGATAGAGCGCTGGGTGTTTACGGGAGTGGGATTACTGATCGGGGTGATAGGTATTTACCTGAGGCGGCTTGAGCCGAACTATTTCATTGGCGTACGAACGCCCTGGACGCTGAAGAGCGACGATATCTGGCGCGAAACGCATGCTTTTGCGGGAAACCTCTGGTTGTGTACCGGGATTGTTATGATCATTGCAGGATTCTTCCTGCCGGTAGTAACAGGTACCTTTTTGCTGATCTTTACAGGAGGTATCCTGGCAGCGCTGCCTTATATTTATTCTTACCGCCTGTTCAATACGGACAAGGGATAA
- a CDS encoding DNA polymerase III subunit alpha, with protein MYLNCKSFFSLRYGTIDTKDLVRIARETGVTSLALTNINITSDTWNFVKECQEQGIKPIIGLECRNGHELKYILLARDMEGWFYINRFLSDHLHKALPFPDRAPAFPGIFAIYAWGTLPLHDLHAHELLGIRRREINKLFRVDTMSYQHKLVILQPVTFQDTDHYELHRVLRAIDQNILISQLLPHTTAQADEQFLPPAILFESFEQYPHIISNTVRVMDACQIDFNFKTPRNKKHFTNSEEEDHALLRQLAYEGMLRRYGPDNEEAKARIEKELGVVQEQHFDCYFLITWDIIRYAQERGFFYVGRGSGANSIIAYCLKITDVDPIELNLYFERFLNPYRRSPPDFDIDFSWRDRDEIIDYVFNKYGNVHTALLGTVTTFQQNATIRELGKVYGLPKHEIDKILDTPFQPDLTGDSVQRNILRYSQLMSGAKAFPNHLSIHAGGILISEAPIHQHCATYMPPKGFSTAQLDMHQAEAIGLFKFDILSQRGLGHIRDSLAIIKENKGIDIDIHDVKAFMQDPRVQHELKTVNTIGCFYIESPAMRQLLQKLQCEDYLTLVAASSVIRPGVAQSGMMRQYVHNYRNQDKVVYLHEIVKQVLSETFGIMVYQEDVIRIVHEYADMDLADADILRRAMAGKYRGQGDFQKIEQQFFTNCKRLGRPDDVTKELWRQIASFSGFSFSKAHSASFAVESYQSLFLKTYFPAEFMVAVINNFGGFYNRELYFRELHKTGAIIKAPCINNSEYYTRITGNTVYTGFIHIEGLEEKWMQEVLEERTLYGAFENLEDFVARVAPPPEQLDILIRIGAFNFDAHTKKELLWKSSLLLRKRAPHAEHIQPLFREQVPECQLPMLSYHEHEHAFEEIALLGFPLCSPFDILQHDQQGYVPAKRFKEHKDKLISTLGYLVCTKGIYTSKGIPMSFGTFMDVNGDFIDTVHFPDILKQYPFQKGGFYILQGKVTAEYDVYSIEVSYMRKIGYFEDK; from the coding sequence ATGTATCTCAACTGCAAATCCTTCTTCAGCCTGCGCTATGGTACTATTGATACGAAAGACCTGGTCAGGATTGCCCGTGAAACAGGCGTTACATCTCTTGCGCTAACCAATATCAACATCACATCCGATACATGGAACTTCGTAAAGGAATGCCAGGAACAAGGCATTAAACCTATCATAGGTCTCGAATGCAGGAACGGACACGAGCTGAAATACATTCTGCTGGCGCGCGATATGGAGGGATGGTTCTATATCAACCGCTTCCTCTCCGATCATCTGCATAAAGCACTTCCCTTCCCCGACCGTGCCCCGGCCTTTCCCGGTATATTTGCCATCTATGCCTGGGGAACCCTGCCATTGCATGATCTGCATGCACATGAACTGTTAGGCATCCGCCGCCGCGAGATCAATAAACTGTTCCGCGTAGATACCATGTCCTACCAGCACAAACTCGTTATACTGCAACCTGTCACTTTTCAGGATACCGATCATTATGAACTGCATCGTGTATTGCGCGCTATCGATCAGAATATCCTCATCAGTCAGCTGCTGCCACATACCACCGCCCAGGCAGACGAACAGTTCCTGCCGCCGGCCATATTGTTTGAGAGCTTTGAACAATATCCGCATATCATCAGCAATACAGTGCGGGTGATGGATGCCTGCCAGATCGACTTCAACTTTAAAACACCCCGCAACAAAAAACATTTTACAAACAGTGAGGAAGAAGACCATGCGCTGCTCAGGCAATTAGCATATGAAGGCATGCTGAGACGTTATGGCCCCGACAATGAAGAAGCAAAAGCGCGCATTGAAAAGGAACTGGGTGTTGTGCAGGAACAGCATTTTGATTGTTATTTCCTCATCACCTGGGATATCATCCGCTATGCGCAGGAAAGAGGCTTCTTCTATGTGGGCCGTGGTAGTGGCGCTAATTCTATTATCGCGTACTGCCTGAAGATCACAGACGTTGACCCCATAGAACTGAATCTTTATTTCGAAAGATTTCTCAATCCTTATCGCAGATCTCCTCCCGACTTTGATATCGACTTCTCATGGCGGGACAGGGATGAGATCATTGACTATGTTTTCAACAAATATGGCAACGTACATACAGCCCTGTTGGGTACGGTTACTACGTTTCAACAGAATGCAACCATCCGGGAACTGGGCAAGGTATATGGTCTTCCAAAACACGAAATAGATAAAATACTGGACACGCCTTTCCAACCCGATCTCACGGGCGATAGTGTGCAGCGGAATATCCTGCGCTACAGCCAGCTGATGTCGGGCGCAAAGGCATTTCCCAATCATCTTAGCATCCACGCAGGCGGTATCCTCATCAGTGAGGCGCCCATTCATCAGCACTGCGCTACTTATATGCCACCCAAAGGCTTCAGCACGGCACAACTGGATATGCACCAGGCAGAAGCTATCGGGTTGTTCAAATTCGATATACTTAGTCAGCGGGGCCTCGGTCATATCAGGGACTCCCTGGCCATTATCAAAGAAAATAAAGGCATAGATATCGACATCCATGATGTAAAAGCATTCATGCAGGATCCACGTGTACAGCACGAGCTGAAAACAGTGAATACCATTGGCTGCTTTTATATTGAATCGCCCGCCATGCGGCAGTTGTTACAGAAATTGCAATGTGAAGACTATCTCACGCTGGTAGCCGCCAGCTCTGTAATACGGCCAGGCGTAGCGCAATCAGGTATGATGCGGCAATATGTGCACAACTACCGTAACCAGGACAAGGTAGTATACCTGCATGAAATTGTGAAGCAGGTATTAAGCGAAACATTCGGCATCATGGTATACCAGGAAGATGTGATCAGGATCGTGCATGAATATGCTGATATGGACCTTGCCGATGCTGACATCCTGCGCAGGGCTATGGCAGGGAAATACCGCGGACAGGGAGACTTTCAGAAAATAGAACAGCAGTTCTTCACGAACTGTAAACGGCTGGGAAGACCTGACGATGTAACAAAGGAACTCTGGCGGCAGATTGCCAGCTTCTCCGGCTTCTCTTTTTCAAAGGCACACTCGGCAAGCTTTGCAGTGGAGAGTTACCAGAGCCTTTTCCTGAAGACTTATTTCCCTGCGGAGTTTATGGTAGCAGTTATCAACAACTTCGGCGGCTTTTATAACAGGGAACTGTACTTTCGTGAATTACATAAGACCGGTGCTATCATTAAAGCACCCTGCATTAATAACAGTGAATACTATACGAGAATAACAGGCAACACGGTGTATACCGGCTTCATTCATATTGAAGGACTGGAAGAAAAATGGATGCAGGAAGTACTGGAAGAACGTACATTGTACGGTGCTTTCGAGAACCTGGAAGATTTTGTTGCACGTGTTGCGCCACCGCCGGAACAACTGGATATACTGATAAGAATAGGCGCTTTTAATTTTGATGCGCATACCAAAAAAGAATTGCTGTGGAAGAGCAGCCTGCTGCTGAGAAAAAGGGCGCCGCATGCAGAACATATACAACCCTTGTTCCGGGAGCAGGTACCCGAATGCCAGTTACCAATGTTATCGTATCATGAGCATGAACATGCATTCGAAGAAATTGCATTGCTGGGCTTTCCCTTATGCTCTCCCTTTGATATTCTTCAACATGACCAGCAGGGATATGTTCCTGCGAAGCGTTTTAAGGAGCATAAAGACAAGCTTATTTCCACACTGGGATACCTGGTGTGTACGAAGGGAATTTATACCAGCAAAGGCATTCCTATGAGCTTTGGCACCTTCATGGATGTAAACGGCGATTTTATTGACACCGTACATTTCCCCGATATCCTCAAACAATATCCTTTTCAGAAAGGAGGTTTTTATATACTGCAGGGAAAGGTGACAGCCGAGTATGATGTGTATTCAATTGAGGTGAGCTACATGCGGAAGATCGGCTACTTTGAAGATAAATAA
- the dinB gene encoding DNA polymerase IV, which produces MISLQHRSIAHFDMDSFFVSVECRDDNSLKGKPLLIGGMSDRGVVASCSYEARRYGIHSAMPMKMALKLCPHAIVRRGDMEKYSQLSREVTELIADKAPLYEKSSIDEFYLDLTGMDKFFGSMKWTAELRQHIMRETQLPVSFGLASNKMISKVATNEAKPNGQMEILFGEEKAFLAPMPVEKLPMVGKETAGQLRRRGVETVKTLSEIPVNLLEAWLGKNGISLWNKANGIDESPVVPYHEQKSISTENTFSSDTIDMQFIHAELVRMTEKIAFELRQQNKLTGCVTVKIRYSDFETVTKQMTIPYSGSDHILLEKVKELFNKLYDRRLLIRLIGVRFSHLVQGNYQISLFDDTQEMIALYQAIDNIKNRFGWQYLMKGTNAVPPAKRGTVRKPDIMPYPKVR; this is translated from the coding sequence ATGATTTCTTTGCAGCACAGGTCCATTGCTCATTTCGACATGGACAGCTTCTTCGTATCAGTAGAATGCAGGGATGACAACAGCCTGAAGGGGAAACCATTGCTGATAGGAGGTATGAGTGATCGTGGTGTAGTAGCCTCCTGTAGCTATGAGGCCCGCCGTTATGGCATCCATTCCGCTATGCCCATGAAAATGGCGCTGAAACTATGTCCCCACGCTATCGTCAGAAGAGGGGATATGGAGAAATACAGCCAGCTCTCCCGCGAAGTCACCGAACTCATAGCCGATAAGGCGCCGCTTTACGAAAAGTCTTCCATAGATGAATTTTACCTGGACCTGACCGGCATGGACAAATTCTTCGGTTCCATGAAATGGACAGCAGAACTACGCCAGCACATCATGCGGGAAACACAGTTGCCTGTTTCTTTCGGACTGGCTTCCAACAAAATGATCTCGAAAGTAGCTACCAATGAAGCCAAGCCCAACGGACAAATGGAGATCCTTTTCGGCGAAGAAAAAGCTTTCCTGGCCCCTATGCCGGTGGAAAAACTACCCATGGTGGGTAAAGAAACAGCCGGTCAGCTAAGACGTCGTGGGGTGGAAACAGTGAAAACACTGAGCGAAATACCCGTTAATCTGCTCGAAGCATGGCTGGGGAAGAATGGCATCTCCCTGTGGAACAAAGCCAATGGTATTGACGAATCTCCTGTTGTGCCATATCATGAACAGAAATCTATCTCTACAGAAAATACCTTCTCTTCCGATACCATCGACATGCAGTTCATTCATGCAGAATTGGTACGGATGACAGAAAAGATCGCCTTCGAACTGCGCCAGCAAAACAAACTCACCGGTTGCGTTACCGTAAAGATCCGCTATTCAGACTTTGAAACTGTTACCAAACAAATGACTATTCCCTATTCTGGCAGTGATCATATACTACTTGAAAAAGTGAAAGAGCTTTTTAATAAACTCTATGACCGGCGGCTCCTGATCCGTCTGATAGGTGTACGTTTCAGTCACCTGGTACAAGGCAATTACCAGATCAGCCTGTTCGACGATACACAGGAAATGATCGCACTCTACCAGGCTATCGACAATATTAAAAACCGGTTCGGATGGCAATACCTGATGAAGGGTACCAATGCAGTACCGCCTGCAAAAAGGGGAACCGTACGAAAACCGGATATCATGCCTTATCCTAAAGTGAGATAA
- a CDS encoding SusD/RagB family nutrient-binding outer membrane lipoprotein has protein sequence MLRITKYLLSIIFLLAISQGCRKDYFYNGINDDPSQLKNPTASSLLPGVILQSAYTWGGDASRFPSIFMQQVTGAANQSASADLYNITPDDVDNMWYAGFYGAIMTNIDTLISIATTAGQKHYAAVGKIMMANDLGQVTDFWGDVPFTEAFKGLVNTQPKYDNQQSIYAELHRLLDEAIADLEVDDGSAFQPGTNDDLLFEGDLEKWLRFAHSLKAKFYLHTVKVDNTAAAKALAEAAKGFEAGEGAFVKFVGSSATTTQAPWYQFNTQRADIIFTGHLNDIMSAADDPRYAVYFDPSDPSSLGPLYGSANSPVYFMSYDEVKFIEAELQFRNGNNAEAAAAYNEAVRANLLRTINNASYLTEVEKTAANITLADIMTQKYIALFLSPEVWTDWRRTGLPALTATPGNVLGGQLPRSLFYPSSEVRYNTNTPANTRLTRRVWWDAQ, from the coding sequence ATGTTACGGATTACTAAATATCTACTGTCAATAATATTTCTGTTGGCCATCTCGCAGGGCTGCAGGAAGGATTATTTCTATAATGGCATCAATGATGACCCCTCTCAGTTAAAGAATCCAACCGCGTCGTCCCTGCTACCAGGGGTGATCCTGCAGAGCGCTTACACCTGGGGTGGAGATGCTTCCCGTTTCCCGTCTATCTTTATGCAACAGGTAACAGGCGCTGCCAACCAGTCGGCCAGTGCTGATTTGTATAATATCACGCCCGATGATGTGGACAACATGTGGTATGCCGGCTTCTATGGTGCTATCATGACAAATATTGATACGTTGATATCTATTGCCACTACAGCCGGGCAAAAGCACTATGCCGCTGTGGGCAAAATAATGATGGCGAATGACCTTGGGCAGGTGACTGACTTCTGGGGAGATGTACCATTTACAGAAGCTTTCAAGGGTCTGGTCAATACACAGCCGAAATATGACAACCAGCAGTCCATTTATGCCGAGCTGCACCGCTTGCTCGATGAGGCTATTGCCGACCTTGAAGTAGATGATGGCAGCGCTTTCCAGCCGGGTACCAATGACGACCTCCTGTTTGAGGGCGATCTGGAAAAATGGCTCAGGTTTGCTCATTCGCTGAAGGCCAAATTTTACCTGCATACTGTAAAGGTGGATAATACAGCTGCGGCCAAAGCACTGGCAGAAGCGGCTAAGGGCTTTGAAGCCGGTGAGGGCGCTTTTGTCAAATTTGTCGGCAGCAGCGCCACCACTACGCAGGCGCCCTGGTACCAGTTCAATACCCAGCGTGCCGATATCATCTTTACCGGTCACCTCAATGATATTATGTCTGCCGCCGATGATCCGAGGTATGCAGTGTATTTTGATCCTTCCGATCCAAGTTCGCTGGGCCCCTTATACGGTTCTGCTAACTCCCCGGTTTACTTTATGTCTTATGATGAGGTGAAGTTCATTGAAGCGGAACTGCAATTCCGGAACGGAAATAACGCGGAGGCAGCAGCAGCCTACAATGAAGCAGTGAGGGCCAATCTGCTCAGGACCATCAACAATGCGTCCTATCTGACAGAGGTGGAGAAGACCGCGGCCAATATTACGCTCGCTGACATCATGACCCAGAAGTATATAGCCCTGTTCTTAAGCCCTGAGGTATGGACCGACTGGCGCAGAACGGGTTTGCCAGCTTTGACGGCTACTCCGGGCAATGTACTGGGGGGGCAGTTGCCAAGATCATTGTTCTATCCCAGCAGCGAGGTACGTTACAATACCAATACGCCTGCCAACACCAGGCTGACACGCCGGGTATGGTGGGATGCTCAATAG
- a CDS encoding XRE family transcriptional regulator: MSVVCRNLKFLRKQKGWTQQEFADKLGIKRSLLGAYEEERAEPRTEVLELVSDMFRISIDDLLRRDVGSQKESFLEKRRQQKMANDRQQIEFVPVKAAAGYLAGYNDDEFIEELNTFTLPMMGAGSYRAFEIAGDSMLPTPSGSVIVCHKVDGWEEIRNNEAYVVVTSREGIVYKRVLKSNRTKGKITLVSDNPQYEPYAVGMDEVLELWQSDAVISKTGQQSRLSVNHLADMVSHLQDQVSMLKKRIKD, encoded by the coding sequence ATGTCAGTAGTATGCCGCAATTTAAAATTCCTGCGCAAGCAGAAAGGCTGGACGCAGCAGGAGTTTGCTGATAAATTAGGGATCAAACGTTCCCTGTTGGGCGCTTACGAAGAAGAACGTGCAGAACCCCGCACAGAAGTGCTCGAACTGGTCAGTGATATGTTCCGTATATCCATTGATGACTTATTACGTCGTGATGTAGGTTCCCAGAAAGAGAGTTTCCTGGAAAAACGCAGACAGCAGAAGATGGCGAATGATCGTCAGCAGATAGAGTTCGTACCTGTAAAAGCTGCGGCAGGATACCTGGCTGGCTACAACGATGATGAATTCATTGAAGAACTGAACACTTTCACGCTCCCTATGATGGGTGCAGGCAGCTACAGGGCATTCGAGATCGCAGGAGATTCTATGTTACCCACTCCGTCCGGATCAGTGATCGTTTGCCACAAAGTAGATGGCTGGGAAGAGATCCGCAACAATGAAGCCTATGTAGTGGTGACCAGCCGTGAGGGCATTGTTTATAAACGTGTGCTTAAAAGCAACCGCACTAAAGGAAAGATCACACTGGTGTCAGATAATCCGCAATATGAACCCTATGCGGTTGGTATGGATGAAGTCCTTGAACTCTGGCAGTCAGATGCTGTCATCAGCAAAACAGGTCAGCAAAGTCGCCTGAGTGTAAATCACCTGGCTGATATGGTGAGCCATCTGCAGGATCAGGTGAGCATGCTGAAGAAGCGGATCAAGGATTAA
- a CDS encoding DUF3467 domain-containing protein codes for MENQQEEQNQLNIELSEEIAEGVYANLAIITHSNAEFVVDFVNVMPGLPKAKVKSRIILTPQHAKRFMRALVDNIKKYESVHGAIQDQDPVSLPMNFGGPTAQA; via the coding sequence ATGGAAAATCAGCAGGAAGAACAGAATCAGCTTAATATTGAGTTGAGCGAGGAAATAGCGGAAGGTGTGTATGCCAACCTGGCTATCATCACCCATTCCAATGCCGAATTTGTAGTGGATTTCGTAAACGTGATGCCCGGTTTGCCCAAGGCGAAGGTAAAATCACGCATTATATTGACTCCTCAGCACGCCAAGCGCTTCATGAGAGCCCTGGTGGACAATATCAAGAAATATGAATCTGTGCATGGCGCCATTCAGGACCAGGATCCTGTTTCCCTGCCCATGAACTTTGGCGGGCCAACTGCACAGGCATAA